The genomic window CGTCCACACCCGCCGGCAGGTCCAGCTTGGTGAGGGCGTCCACGGTCTGCGGGCGCGAGTCGAGGATGTCGATGACGCGCTTGTGCGTCTTCAGCTCGAACTGCTCCCGGCTCTTCTTGTCGATGTGGGGCGAGCGGTTCACGGTGAAGCGCTGCACCCGGGTCGGCAGGGGGATCGGCCCGGAGATGGTCGCTCCGGTCTTCTCCGCCGTGCGGACGATGTCGGCCGTGGTCTGGTCGATCACCGCGTGATCGAAGCCCTTCAGCCGGATGCGGATCTTG from Longimicrobium sp. includes these protein-coding regions:
- the rpsJ gene encoding 30S ribosomal protein S10, producing MAGKIRIRLKGFDHAVIDQTTADIVRTAEKTGATISGPIPLPTRVQRFTVNRSPHIDKKSREQFELKTHKRVIDILDSRPQTVDALTKLDLPAGVDVEIKVD